The Prochlorococcus marinus XMU1419 nucleotide sequence TTTATGGCTGGGCGTAATTTTCTTATAATTAATTATCTATCATTGATTTAATTTCTTCATAATTTATAAGATATTTATTCTTACAAAATTCACAAACTAGTTCTGCTTTACCATCTTTCCTGAGGATATCCTCCAACTCGCTCTTATCAAGCATTTTCATTGCATTTAAACTTCTTTGTTTGGAACACTTGCATTTAAAACTAACTTCTTGGGAACGAGCTTTTTCAGATATTGATTTATCATCAATATCGGGGAATATATTTCTTATTAAGGAAAGAAGATTGTCTTTTGACTGAAATAGGTCTTCACTAAAAGAATTAATTTCTTTACATCTTTCTTCAAGTAGTGAGACTAATAAAGGGTCGGTATCTTTTTTAGGTAAAACTTGAGCTAATAATCCTCCACTACAAATAACACTTTTATTTTGAATTTTTTCTCCAATAAATACAGCAGAGGGAGTTTGTTCTGAATGATATAAATATGAAGCTAAGTCTTCGGCAATATTTCCGTTAACTAATTCAACAGTACTTGTAAAGGGCTCTCCCATTCCGCTATCTCTAATAACATTTAAATATCCTGTGCCTAATGCTTTTGTGAAATTAAAGGAATATTTATTATTATTTATTTTGACTAGATCTAATTCTAAATCAGGATTACCTACATAACCTCTAACTTTGCCGTCTCTACCCGCATCAACTAGCAATCCCTTCAAAGGTCCGTCTGATCTAACTCTTATAGTTACTCTCCCATGCATTATCTTCATCGAACTTGCTAAAAGTAGTGAAGCACTAAATGCTCTTCCTAAGATACAGGTTGTTAAATAAGATAGACCGTGTCTTTTTTTTGCTTCTAAAGAACATTCTGTTGTTAAAACCGCAACTAATCTTATTCCTCCATTTGCTGCAGTAGCCCTTACTATCCTATCCTTCATAGTTTCTTTCAAAAGTTTTTGATTTTCCCTTTTTCCATGATTAACATCCTAGACGGAATCCCGTTAAATAATTTCGGTTCATGAGTAACAATAATAATTGTATTTTTATTTTTTAGATCGAGAATTAAATTCTTTACATCATTTCTCATTGAGAAGTCTAATCCAGCAGTTGGTTCATCAAGTAAAAGAATAGAAGGGTTTCTAAGTAGTTGAACTGCTACAGCTAATCGCCTTTGCTGTCCACCACTAAGTTGTTCTGGTGGTTGGGTCAGATTTATTTTTTTTAAACCAACTTTATTTAAAACTATTTCTATATTTTTTTCTCTTAAAGATTTATGGCCTATTTTTAATTCTTTCCCAATGGTTGTACCTATAAAATATCTCTCAGGAAATTGGAATACTACACCACAAAACCATCTTCTTTGTCTAGAAGATAATATTTTATTCTTCCAAGTAATTTTACCTTTTTGTGGAGTTGTTAATCCGCTTATTAATTCTAGAAGGGTTGTTTTCCCACAACCACTATTGCCGCAAATTAAAATAATTTCATTTTCATAAACTTTTAAATTCAAATTGTC carries:
- the hslO gene encoding Hsp33 family molecular chaperone HslO produces the protein MKDRIVRATAANGGIRLVAVLTTECSLEAKKRHGLSYLTTCILGRAFSASLLLASSMKIMHGRVTIRVRSDGPLKGLLVDAGRDGKVRGYVGNPDLELDLVKINNNKYSFNFTKALGTGYLNVIRDSGMGEPFTSTVELVNGNIAEDLASYLYHSEQTPSAVFIGEKIQNKSVICSGGLLAQVLPKKDTDPLLVSLLEERCKEINSFSEDLFQSKDNLLSLIRNIFPDIDDKSISEKARSQEVSFKCKCSKQRSLNAMKMLDKSELEDILRKDGKAELVCEFCKNKYLINYEEIKSMIDN
- a CDS encoding ABC transporter ATP-binding protein; translation: MLDLKEISYQPQTGERKIIDNLNLKVYENEIILICGNSGCGKTTLLELISGLTTPQKGKITWKNKILSSRQRRWFCGVVFQFPERYFIGTTIGKELKIGHKSLREKNIEIVLNKVGLKKINLTQPPEQLSGGQQRRLAVAVQLLRNPSILLLDEPTAGLDFSMRNDVKNLILDLKNKNTIIIVTHEPKLFNGIPSRMLIMEKGKIKNF